A genomic region of Halobacteriovorax sp. JY17 contains the following coding sequences:
- a CDS encoding efflux RND transporter permease subunit: MIEIFVKRPATTIIFIAIFMVMGLVSVGNLIIEPTPKVEFPIITVQTVYGGASPEEIETQVLKRVEDAVSEISQIKNIQSEARDSYGVVTIQFLIEADVNIKSIEVKDKVEAIINDFPDGADRPIIAKFDPLIQPIANLSLMSDKHNLTELYEFADKKLKTRLSAIDGVATVDIFGGREREINVDLDNNLLIQNYLSIEDVINSMARKNLNVPGGSINKKDSKVSVRFVGEFSSVKDIENLPIVSKEGRTIKLSSVGRVTDSYKDVDSIARFNGKDTVGIAVKKLSDGDAVKIVKTLKTELEVIKKELPEGMKLEVAVDTTRITLDNTIGTIQSILLGIVLTIVILLVFLGDWRGAVIAAVVIPTSIISTFFIMDMSDFSINMMTLLAFGTCLGTLIANALIIIESIYKHLQQGKNSQDAAIDGTKEVLLAIFASSGTNLVVFTPLAFMGGIVGQFMVQFGMTVVYATIFSIMASVTLTPMLCSILLKDPTTLKGPFPKIARLSDKFIAWLTEQYKWFFDKMMDWPILTTLIALAVFYSIVFPGSRLGSEFVPKSDRDEYTVSIVMPDGTPVEKTGTVVAKVDELLKDYPEVKSTLADIGYDGEEKARVSVSLVPASERAKSYDVLMSDLLIDLTKIPEAEITLSGGSSSSGNVGDVTIDVTGSSFSEMVKTSEKMKEIMANSGYFGSVQSSYRVPKMEIQFNPDSSKIIRQGLTNVQIGQVIRGLVNGNDDSVYKEDGEEYDINVTLGDDFKKNVEDFDSFLIHGKDGLIPIATLGEVKFTEATSPLKRRDKESIIQLNGYLAKSNTGTVMKELSVKFEEAKLPASIKYAYTGNAENQSESSRELGKAFMLAVVLTYMLLVAVLDSFVFPLSIGSAILTSFLGSITLMFFTDQTVNIGSMMAMVMVVGLAVNNAILMIEYAQQKIVEGVEVREAIWLGAKEKLKAILMTSIAIIAGTLPQLFALDKIKSAMGAVIIGGMIGSIIFTYFLVPVVHLLVYKAKDFISRISGKEKFVK; encoded by the coding sequence ATGATTGAAATATTTGTAAAACGTCCAGCAACAACAATCATCTTTATTGCCATTTTTATGGTGATGGGTCTTGTCTCTGTTGGTAATTTAATTATTGAGCCAACTCCTAAGGTTGAGTTTCCTATTATAACCGTGCAAACTGTATATGGCGGAGCTTCTCCTGAGGAAATTGAAACTCAAGTGCTAAAGAGAGTTGAGGATGCTGTTTCTGAAATCTCTCAAATTAAAAATATTCAATCAGAGGCGCGTGATAGTTATGGAGTTGTTACTATTCAATTTTTAATTGAAGCTGATGTTAATATTAAATCGATTGAGGTTAAAGATAAAGTTGAAGCAATTATTAATGACTTTCCTGATGGTGCAGACCGACCAATTATTGCAAAATTTGACCCTCTCATTCAACCGATAGCAAACCTATCTCTTATGAGTGATAAGCATAACTTAACAGAGCTATATGAGTTTGCAGATAAGAAGTTGAAGACAAGACTATCGGCAATTGATGGCGTCGCCACTGTTGATATTTTTGGAGGTAGAGAGAGGGAGATTAATGTTGATTTAGATAATAATTTACTAATTCAAAATTATCTCTCTATTGAAGATGTCATCAATTCAATGGCCAGAAAGAACCTCAATGTTCCTGGTGGCTCAATTAATAAGAAAGATTCAAAAGTTAGTGTACGATTTGTAGGTGAATTTTCAAGCGTCAAAGATATTGAAAATCTTCCTATAGTATCTAAAGAAGGGCGAACAATTAAACTTTCATCAGTGGGAAGAGTTACTGATAGTTATAAAGACGTTGATTCTATCGCGAGATTTAATGGTAAAGACACTGTTGGTATAGCTGTTAAAAAATTATCTGATGGTGACGCTGTTAAAATTGTTAAAACTTTAAAAACTGAATTAGAAGTAATTAAGAAGGAGCTGCCAGAAGGAATGAAACTTGAAGTTGCAGTTGATACAACTAGGATTACTTTAGATAATACAATCGGTACGATTCAAAGTATTCTACTCGGTATTGTGCTTACCATTGTTATCTTACTTGTTTTCTTAGGGGACTGGAGAGGTGCGGTTATCGCTGCAGTAGTTATTCCAACCTCTATTATTTCAACATTTTTTATAATGGACATGTCTGACTTCTCAATAAATATGATGACATTGCTTGCTTTTGGTACTTGTCTTGGGACTCTTATTGCGAATGCTTTGATTATTATCGAAAGTATTTATAAACATCTTCAACAAGGGAAGAATTCTCAAGATGCAGCTATTGATGGAACAAAGGAAGTTCTCTTAGCAATTTTTGCTTCTTCTGGTACAAATCTTGTTGTTTTCACTCCTCTTGCATTCATGGGAGGAATTGTGGGGCAATTCATGGTTCAGTTTGGAATGACTGTTGTGTACGCAACAATATTTTCAATAATGGCATCAGTTACTTTGACTCCAATGCTTTGCTCGATTCTCCTGAAAGACCCTACTACTTTAAAGGGACCTTTTCCAAAAATTGCCCGCCTTTCGGATAAATTCATTGCTTGGCTTACAGAACAATATAAGTGGTTTTTTGATAAAATGATGGATTGGCCTATTCTCACAACACTTATTGCTCTTGCGGTTTTCTATTCAATTGTTTTTCCTGGGAGTAGATTAGGTTCGGAGTTTGTTCCTAAGTCTGACCGCGATGAATATACTGTTTCAATTGTAATGCCTGATGGTACTCCAGTTGAGAAAACAGGAACTGTTGTGGCTAAAGTTGATGAGCTTCTAAAAGATTACCCAGAAGTAAAAAGTACATTGGCTGACATTGGTTATGATGGTGAAGAGAAGGCAAGAGTTAGCGTGAGCTTAGTTCCTGCCAGTGAGAGAGCTAAGAGTTATGATGTTCTTATGAGTGATCTTTTAATTGATTTAACTAAAATTCCTGAAGCTGAGATTACTCTCTCTGGTGGTAGCTCAAGCTCTGGGAATGTTGGCGATGTTACGATTGATGTTACTGGAAGTAGCTTTTCTGAGATGGTTAAGACTTCAGAGAAGATGAAAGAAATTATGGCAAATAGTGGATATTTTGGTTCCGTTCAGAGTTCTTACCGCGTCCCAAAAATGGAAATTCAATTTAATCCGGATTCTTCAAAGATTATCAGACAAGGTTTGACAAATGTTCAGATTGGGCAAGTTATTAGAGGTCTTGTTAATGGAAATGATGATTCTGTTTATAAAGAGGATGGAGAGGAATACGACATTAACGTAACTCTGGGTGATGACTTTAAAAAGAATGTTGAAGATTTTGATTCTTTCTTGATTCACGGAAAAGATGGACTTATTCCTATTGCAACACTTGGTGAGGTGAAGTTTACAGAGGCAACTTCCCCATTAAAGAGAAGAGATAAGGAGAGTATTATTCAGTTGAATGGTTATCTTGCGAAATCTAATACTGGTACAGTTATGAAGGAGCTCTCTGTTAAATTTGAAGAAGCAAAACTTCCAGCAAGTATTAAGTATGCCTATACTGGAAATGCTGAGAATCAGTCCGAATCTTCTAGAGAGCTTGGAAAGGCATTTATGCTTGCTGTGGTTTTAACGTATATGTTACTTGTTGCAGTTCTTGATTCCTTTGTTTTTCCTTTATCTATTGGGTCTGCGATTTTAACATCTTTTCTAGGGTCTATTACATTGATGTTCTTTACGGATCAAACGGTTAATATTGGATCGATGATGGCAATGGTTATGGTTGTTGGTCTTGCTGTAAACAATGCGATCTTGATGATTGAGTATGCTCAGCAGAAAATAGTAGAAGGAGTAGAAGTTCGAGAAGCCATTTGGCTTGGAGCAAAGGAAAAATTAAAAGCTATTTTAATGACTTCAATTGCGATTATTGCAGGAACTCTTCCTCAGTTATTTGCACTAGATAAAATTAAGTCTGCGATGGGAGCAGTAATTATTGGAGGGATGATTGGTTCAATTATCTTTACTTACTTTCTCGTTCCAGTAGTCCACTTACTTGTTTATAAGGCAAAGGATTTTATAAGTAGAATTAGTGGAAAAGAGAAATTTGTAAAATAA
- a CDS encoding MarR family winged helix-turn-helix transcriptional regulator has translation MSRISLEGQDINIIARMARTVSHLDKMITKSIGEFSLTKPQMDVLFVLKFSNNNELKATEIAEELFVSKANMSGLISRLEKEELIVRGIDPTDSRARTLVLTDKAKNVLDKVIPKYFEMTAEIMSKFSSEEKTKLLEQLEYIESCMSKGGVHDV, from the coding sequence ATGAGTAGAATAAGTTTGGAAGGACAAGACATAAATATCATTGCAAGGATGGCCAGAACAGTTAGCCATCTAGATAAGATGATTACGAAGTCTATTGGTGAATTTTCTTTAACGAAGCCTCAAATGGATGTGCTCTTTGTTTTGAAGTTTTCAAATAATAACGAACTTAAAGCAACAGAGATTGCTGAAGAACTCTTCGTTTCTAAGGCCAATATGTCCGGACTTATTTCAAGACTTGAAAAGGAAGAACTGATCGTAAGAGGAATTGATCCGACAGATTCGAGAGCAAGAACTTTAGTTCTCACAGATAAGGCAAAGAACGTTCTTGATAAAGTCATTCCAAAATACTTTGAGATGACTGCTGAAATAATGTCAAAATTTAGCTCTGAAGAGAAAACGAAATTATTAGAACAATTAGAGTACATCGAATCGTGTATGAGTAAAGGGGGAGTACATGATGTTTAA
- a CDS encoding TolC family protein encodes MMFKMNKFNLTVTLSLLVSSSVSADVISLNEEKVIEMALKRNEAIGISSAEIEIAKSKVEASTSSLYPTLSLQAQIQKTRGKGSAAPNAYDWNEKGSIGVTQPVYTFGKLSSAIDIAKSSESLSRVKSLVTQADVKNTARKLYYRVLYSNDLLKASKDSFKNANQNKKTLEKRVSYGRISRNDNLKMQADIASRRPFLIDSEKNLDLAKLDLLNFLAIEEGSEVRFEKESLREISLRDDSNASNVENNLDVKILNENLKLRELSIESEKSNRMPTLNAFATFSPTNYKDGFLGDKIKEQEDLTFGLMFTFDWPFGGSKNDAIQVRRTEVRIAKLQLTQEKRNQKVQLEKLYKQKESLERKLESELEAIKLALSSYKVSLGAFATGGVSQLQLNDSELLLTNNRISYAGTKFEILNTIIDIERLTTTSPERGK; translated from the coding sequence ATGATGTTTAAAATGAATAAGTTTAATTTGACCGTGACTCTTTCTTTATTAGTATCTAGTTCTGTTAGCGCCGATGTAATTAGTCTAAATGAAGAAAAAGTTATTGAAATGGCCTTAAAGAGAAATGAGGCCATTGGAATTTCAAGCGCTGAAATTGAAATCGCAAAATCAAAAGTCGAAGCTTCGACTTCATCTCTATATCCAACTCTTTCACTACAGGCTCAAATTCAAAAAACTAGAGGTAAGGGAAGTGCTGCTCCAAATGCTTACGACTGGAATGAGAAAGGCTCTATTGGAGTCACTCAACCTGTCTACACTTTCGGCAAACTAAGTAGTGCAATTGATATTGCAAAGAGTAGTGAGTCACTAAGTAGAGTGAAGTCTCTTGTAACTCAAGCTGACGTAAAAAATACTGCCAGAAAGCTCTACTATAGAGTTTTGTATAGCAATGACTTACTTAAAGCTTCAAAAGACTCATTTAAGAATGCAAACCAAAATAAGAAAACTCTTGAGAAAAGAGTTTCGTACGGACGAATTAGTCGTAATGATAATCTAAAAATGCAGGCTGATATTGCAAGCCGAAGACCTTTTCTGATTGACTCGGAAAAAAACCTTGATCTCGCGAAACTTGATTTGCTAAATTTTTTGGCCATTGAAGAAGGAAGTGAAGTTAGATTTGAAAAAGAATCTTTAAGAGAGATTTCTCTCCGTGATGATTCAAATGCGAGTAATGTTGAAAATAATCTTGACGTGAAAATCTTAAATGAGAACTTAAAGTTAAGAGAGCTTTCTATTGAAAGTGAAAAATCCAATAGAATGCCTACGCTTAATGCTTTCGCGACATTTTCACCGACAAATTATAAAGACGGATTTCTTGGAGACAAAATCAAAGAACAAGAAGATTTAACATTTGGTTTAATGTTCACATTCGATTGGCCATTCGGTGGTAGTAAGAATGATGCTATTCAAGTCAGAAGAACAGAAGTAAGAATTGCAAAGTTACAGCTTACTCAAGAAAAGAGAAATCAAAAAGTTCAATTAGAAAAGCTCTATAAGCAAAAAGAAAGTTTAGAGAGAAAACTTGAATCTGAATTAGAGGCCATTAAATTAGCTCTTTCATCATATAAGGTATCTCTTGGGGCATTCGCTACTGGTGGAGTTTCACAGCTTCAACTAAACGATAGTGAGCTACTCTTAACAAATAATAGAATTAGCTATGCAGGAACTAAGTTCGAAATTTTAAATACAATTATTGACATAGAACGACTTACGACGACAAGTCCTGAGAGGGGTAAGTAA
- a CDS encoding transporter substrate-binding domain-containing protein → MKVLLSLFLFFIVFTSFAKVRVALFDVPPYSYINEKGDLDGVVYKLCKKIEERSGLKFTYTLVPYARAIKLLKDGEVDLGVFYPSEKYRGEFSALTPTLGNINYLITKKAIKIKSLKEIGSLKIALIRGAKYSKEFDALEKPGQVFVQDYNKSLHMLLLNRVDLVVVSSAAFEYFLRMNNIKSENSFNIFTLNNQKNWIHVSKKMSNTNKEKIKKANTSVIESGNYKSLEDLLQ, encoded by the coding sequence TTGAAAGTATTACTTTCTCTTTTCTTATTTTTTATAGTCTTTACTTCTTTTGCTAAAGTACGTGTCGCTCTTTTTGATGTTCCCCCTTATAGCTACATAAATGAAAAAGGAGACTTAGACGGAGTAGTCTATAAGTTATGTAAGAAAATAGAAGAGAGATCAGGATTAAAATTTACTTATACGTTGGTTCCTTATGCGAGGGCTATAAAGCTACTTAAGGATGGGGAAGTTGACTTAGGCGTATTCTACCCATCAGAAAAGTATCGTGGGGAGTTTTCTGCGCTAACTCCGACTCTTGGGAATATAAACTATTTAATAACTAAGAAGGCAATTAAGATTAAAAGTCTTAAAGAGATAGGTAGTTTGAAAATAGCTTTAATTAGAGGAGCAAAGTATTCCAAAGAATTTGATGCCCTTGAAAAACCAGGACAAGTCTTTGTTCAAGATTACAATAAGTCTTTGCATATGCTTCTACTTAATAGGGTGGACTTAGTCGTTGTTTCATCAGCTGCTTTTGAATATTTTTTAAGAATGAACAATATTAAGAGTGAAAATAGCTTTAATATCTTCACTTTAAATAATCAAAAAAATTGGATTCACGTAAGTAAGAAAATGAGTAATACCAATAAAGAAAAAATCAAAAAGGCTAATACTTCTGTTATTGAATCAGGGAACTATAAGAGCCTCGAAGATTTACTTCAATAA
- a CDS encoding pseudoazurin: MIKKNFIIFLLLFVSFSSYSKSHKVEMLNRQERSLMIFSPAFLKIEVGDSITFLPSTKGHIPRSVFTPKGAETWEMKGDKEVVVKFEKEGVYIFECKNHYAMGMVGVIQVGKAKNLLEAKKFAEVHKKKISMNKERLEEYLKLVK, encoded by the coding sequence ATGATTAAAAAAAACTTTATTATCTTTCTATTACTTTTCGTTTCATTTTCTTCTTATTCAAAGTCTCATAAAGTTGAAATGCTTAACAGACAGGAAAGAAGCTTAATGATATTTTCTCCAGCATTTTTAAAGATTGAAGTTGGAGATTCAATTACGTTTCTTCCGTCTACAAAAGGACATATCCCACGATCTGTTTTTACTCCTAAAGGAGCTGAAACTTGGGAGATGAAAGGAGATAAAGAAGTCGTTGTGAAATTTGAAAAAGAAGGTGTCTATATCTTTGAATGCAAGAATCACTATGCTATGGGCATGGTAGGAGTTATTCAAGTCGGAAAGGCCAAAAATCTTTTAGAAGCAAAGAAATTTGCCGAGGTCCATAAGAAGAAAATTTCTATGAATAAAGAAAGACTTGAAGAATATCTTAAACTTGTAAAATAA
- a CDS encoding glutathione S-transferase C-terminal domain-containing protein, which translates to MSKNELILWLGDSHVETISIRCFFICRLLSYCEVDFEVKWVKLPEEAKKLDIEAKLIPILNMGGKKLTCPEIIEFCRVRINKLDKELLFPDYSLVQTITFQWATTTLLGLYVNYVYTCDQTRQRFFKDFKNSHSEINDKNLHQISQLMSQWVDHCASINIPKEEYDNHVFQLLEHFDNQLKDHDFFFGNVISATDIAIFSFVFLICNPHIHKFKEKVRQSKNLFQWSKRMDHLTQHEYRKYRI; encoded by the coding sequence ATGAGTAAAAATGAATTAATTCTTTGGTTGGGAGACTCCCACGTAGAAACGATATCTATAAGGTGTTTCTTTATATGTAGATTACTTAGTTACTGCGAAGTAGACTTTGAAGTAAAGTGGGTTAAGCTTCCAGAAGAAGCAAAGAAACTCGATATCGAAGCAAAGCTTATACCTATTTTAAACATGGGTGGTAAGAAGTTAACTTGTCCTGAGATTATTGAGTTTTGCAGAGTACGAATAAATAAACTTGATAAAGAATTACTTTTTCCAGATTATAGTTTAGTTCAAACGATTACTTTTCAATGGGCCACTACGACACTTCTAGGTCTCTATGTTAATTACGTCTATACATGTGACCAGACTCGCCAAAGATTCTTTAAAGACTTTAAAAATTCACATTCAGAGATTAATGATAAGAACTTACATCAAATTTCTCAACTCATGTCTCAATGGGTTGATCATTGCGCAAGTATCAACATACCAAAAGAAGAGTATGACAATCATGTCTTTCAATTATTAGAGCACTTTGATAATCAATTGAAAGATCATGATTTCTTTTTTGGAAATGTTATTTCAGCAACAGATATCGCTATTTTCAGTTTCGTTTTTCTTATATGTAATCCTCACATTCACAAGTTCAAAGAAAAGGTCAGACAATCGAAAAATCTTTTTCAATGGAGCAAGAGAATGGACCACCTTACTCAGCACGAATATAGAAAATATAGAATTTAG
- a CDS encoding transporter substrate-binding domain-containing protein, with the protein MIRLGFILFLLSITSSAFGADSVIPKDQVINICAEDTGWVPYSNPIKSEGNNGYEFSGYNRDIIEEIFKKNNIKFKFVIKPWQRCLKDAIDGNIHLVLDAASNEERERNYLLTTPIYRMTPAYFFHKSDDKKLMMKTADLILKNSPICGQSGYTYKNFGIPSKEVKRLSKALGRIIDLVSAKRCKIGLTRLEVLKRVLPTLKEYSDISYSVIKGAEKEEFFWLINKNFSFSKKLKKIIDKEFKSLISNGKLLKISTKYKI; encoded by the coding sequence TTGATTAGATTAGGCTTTATTCTATTTTTACTTTCTATCACTTCTAGCGCTTTTGGCGCGGACTCAGTAATTCCAAAAGATCAGGTTATTAATATCTGTGCAGAGGATACTGGATGGGTGCCTTACTCTAATCCCATTAAATCAGAGGGAAATAATGGTTATGAATTCTCTGGCTACAATAGAGATATTATTGAAGAGATCTTTAAGAAAAATAATATAAAATTTAAATTTGTCATAAAACCTTGGCAACGTTGCCTTAAGGATGCCATTGATGGAAATATTCACTTAGTTTTAGACGCGGCTTCAAACGAAGAAAGAGAAAGAAACTATCTTTTAACGACTCCAATATATAGAATGACTCCAGCTTACTTCTTTCATAAAAGTGATGATAAAAAATTAATGATGAAAACAGCTGATTTAATTTTAAAGAATTCTCCAATATGTGGTCAATCTGGATATACATATAAAAACTTTGGAATTCCAAGTAAAGAAGTAAAGAGATTATCAAAAGCACTAGGGCGAATAATTGATCTTGTAAGTGCTAAGAGATGTAAAATTGGCTTGACCCGACTTGAAGTTTTAAAGAGAGTACTACCAACTCTCAAAGAGTACTCAGATATTTCATATTCAGTAATTAAGGGAGCAGAGAAGGAAGAGTTTTTTTGGCTAATAAATAAGAACTTTAGCTTTTCAAAAAAATTAAAGAAAATTATTGATAAGGAATTTAAATCTCTCATTTCAAATGGAAAGCTTCTAAAAATTAGTACTAAATATAAAATCTAA
- the katG gene encoding catalase/peroxidase HPI: protein MNSKVILMAALLSLVGCSTPEKKLSNFSPGEAKPNSFWWPEQINLSPLRQHAKESSPMEKNFNYVREFKSLDLDAVKKDIRKTLTTSQDWWPADYGHYGPFFIRMAWHSAGTYRVLDGRGGAGGGQQRFEPLNSWPDNANLDKARRLLWPIKKKYGKKISWADLIVLTGNVSLEDMGFKTFGYAGGRVDDWEADLVYWGPETKWLDDKRYEGERKLERPLAAVQMGLIYVNPEGPNGVPDPLLAAKDIRETFGRMAMNDEETVALIAGGHTFGKAHGAHKVEECVGKDPGAEGLEAQGTGWKNKCGKGHSEDTITSGLEGAWTATPTLWTTQYLDNLYAFTWKQTKSPAGAIQWIPEDENAANLVPDAHVEGKRHAPIMFTTDIALKRDPIYKEITTRFRKNPKEFENAFARAWFKLTHRDMGPVARYLGKDKPKEILFWQDPIPRRNHKLIGASGISALKRRILKSGLTIPELVRTAWASASSFRGTDMRGGANGARLGLAPQRDWNINNPQEVSKVLRILEKIQKDFNSTLVDGSRVSLADTIVLGGAAAVEEAARKAGYRGIKVPFKAGRMDASQKQTDVKSFAVLEPKADGFRNYFKEETMRTPTYMLVDKANMLSLTVPEMTVLIGGLRSLDANANGVKYGVFTKRPGTLSNDFFVNLLDMSTKWVKSEIPGLYNGVNRKTNEVMWTGTPVDLVFGSHAELRAIAEVYASDDGRGKFARDFVKAWAKVMQLDRFDLK, encoded by the coding sequence ATGAATTCAAAAGTCATCTTGATGGCGGCCTTACTGTCATTGGTCGGCTGTTCAACACCTGAGAAGAAGTTGTCAAATTTTTCTCCAGGAGAAGCTAAACCAAATAGTTTTTGGTGGCCAGAGCAGATTAATCTTAGTCCTCTGAGACAACACGCTAAAGAGTCTAGTCCAATGGAGAAGAACTTTAATTACGTAAGGGAATTTAAAAGTTTAGACCTAGATGCAGTAAAAAAAGATATTAGAAAAACTTTAACAACGTCACAAGATTGGTGGCCAGCAGACTACGGTCACTACGGACCATTCTTTATTCGTATGGCCTGGCATAGTGCAGGTACTTATAGAGTACTCGATGGTCGCGGTGGAGCGGGGGGAGGACAGCAAAGGTTCGAACCTCTAAATAGTTGGCCTGATAATGCAAATTTGGATAAGGCGAGAAGATTGCTTTGGCCAATTAAAAAGAAGTATGGAAAGAAAATTTCTTGGGCAGATTTAATTGTTTTAACAGGTAACGTATCACTTGAAGATATGGGATTTAAAACATTTGGTTACGCAGGAGGTAGAGTAGATGATTGGGAAGCTGATTTAGTTTATTGGGGGCCAGAAACAAAATGGTTAGATGATAAGAGATATGAAGGTGAGAGAAAATTAGAAAGACCTCTTGCTGCTGTTCAGATGGGATTAATTTATGTAAATCCAGAAGGACCAAATGGTGTTCCTGATCCTCTTCTTGCTGCAAAAGATATACGAGAGACTTTTGGGAGAATGGCAATGAATGATGAGGAAACTGTAGCTCTTATTGCTGGTGGACATACTTTCGGGAAGGCCCATGGAGCTCATAAAGTTGAAGAGTGTGTCGGTAAAGACCCAGGAGCAGAGGGACTTGAGGCACAGGGAACAGGATGGAAGAATAAGTGTGGAAAGGGCCATAGTGAAGATACTATTACATCTGGACTAGAGGGAGCTTGGACGGCAACACCAACTCTTTGGACAACTCAATACTTAGATAATTTATATGCATTTACTTGGAAGCAAACAAAGAGTCCAGCAGGAGCAATTCAGTGGATACCTGAAGATGAAAATGCAGCAAATTTAGTTCCTGATGCGCACGTTGAAGGAAAGAGACATGCTCCGATAATGTTTACAACTGACATAGCTCTTAAGAGAGATCCTATCTACAAAGAAATTACGACAAGATTTCGAAAGAATCCTAAAGAGTTTGAAAATGCCTTTGCAAGAGCTTGGTTTAAGCTTACTCATAGAGATATGGGACCAGTTGCAAGATATTTGGGGAAAGATAAGCCAAAGGAAATCCTTTTTTGGCAAGATCCAATTCCAAGAAGAAATCATAAACTAATTGGAGCGTCTGGTATTTCTGCATTGAAGAGAAGAATTTTAAAATCAGGATTAACAATTCCTGAACTCGTTAGAACGGCTTGGGCGTCAGCATCTAGCTTTAGAGGGACTGATATGAGAGGTGGTGCAAATGGTGCTCGTCTTGGTTTAGCTCCTCAAAGAGATTGGAATATAAACAATCCACAGGAAGTGTCAAAGGTTCTTAGAATATTGGAAAAAATTCAAAAAGATTTCAATAGTACTCTTGTCGATGGTTCAAGAGTTTCGCTTGCTGATACTATTGTTCTAGGTGGAGCAGCTGCAGTTGAAGAAGCTGCAAGAAAAGCAGGCTACAGAGGGATTAAAGTTCCTTTTAAAGCCGGAAGAATGGATGCTTCACAAAAGCAAACGGATGTAAAATCATTTGCAGTACTTGAACCAAAAGCAGATGGATTTAGAAACTATTTTAAAGAAGAAACAATGAGAACTCCAACTTATATGCTTGTCGATAAAGCAAATATGTTATCTCTCACTGTCCCTGAAATGACTGTACTCATCGGTGGATTAAGGTCTCTTGATGCTAATGCTAATGGTGTTAAGTATGGAGTTTTCACTAAGAGACCTGGAACATTGAGCAACGACTTCTTTGTAAACCTTTTAGATATGTCTACAAAATGGGTGAAGTCAGAAATTCCTGGTCTTTACAACGGAGTTAATCGTAAGACTAATGAAGTTATGTGGACAGGAACTCCGGTTGATCTCGTATTTGGTTCCCATGCTGAATTAAGAGCAATTGCAGAAGTTTATGCTTCCGATGATGGAAGAGGAAAGTTTGCAAGAGATTTTGTAAAAGCTTGGGCAAAAGTAATGCAATTAGATCGTTTTGATTTAAAGTAA